The following are encoded in a window of Cupriavidus oxalaticus genomic DNA:
- the ubiB gene encoding ubiquinone biosynthesis regulatory protein kinase UbiB: MTRLLRLGKILFVILYYGLDELVLSGFSNRKIRFLVRVITIGRKLDMPRGERLRRALTALGPIFVKFGQVLSTRRDLMPPDIADELAKLQDQVPPFDSVVAVRIIERSLGRPIAQLFETFEHQPVASASIAQVHFATLKGGPNHGREVAVKVLRPGMLPVIDSDLALMRDMATWLERFWADGKRLKPREVVAEFDKYLHDELDLMIEAANASQLRRNFADTNLLLVPEVFWDWCSSSVFVMERMHGIPISRTESLKAAGVDMHQLAEEGVEIFFTQVFRDGFFHADMHPGNILVSVQPESFGRYIALDFGIVGALSEFDKNYLAQNFIAFFRRDYHRVALLHVESGWVPPETRVEELESAVRACCEPYFDKPLKEISLGMVLMRLFQTSRRFNVEIQPQLVLLQKTLLNIEGLGRQLDPDLDLWKTAKPFLERWMYEQVGWKGAWERVKVEAPQWAKMLPDFPRLAHQFLERRALAGNGEQDKLLALLVAEQRRTNRLLGTALLLVGGFVAGIVLTHVLAWAGHW, translated from the coding sequence ATGACCCGCCTCCTGCGCCTTGGCAAGATCCTCTTCGTCATCCTCTACTACGGCCTGGACGAGCTGGTGCTGTCCGGCTTCAGCAACCGCAAGATCCGTTTCCTGGTGCGCGTCATCACCATCGGGCGCAAGCTCGACATGCCGCGCGGCGAGCGCCTGCGGCGGGCGCTGACGGCGCTGGGACCGATCTTCGTCAAGTTTGGCCAGGTCCTGTCGACGCGGCGCGACCTGATGCCGCCCGACATTGCCGACGAGCTGGCCAAGCTGCAGGACCAGGTGCCGCCGTTCGACTCGGTGGTGGCGGTCAGGATCATCGAGCGCTCGCTGGGGCGGCCGATCGCCCAGCTGTTCGAGACCTTCGAGCACCAGCCGGTGGCCAGCGCCTCGATCGCGCAGGTCCACTTCGCCACGCTCAAGGGCGGCCCCAACCACGGCCGCGAGGTCGCGGTGAAGGTGCTGCGCCCGGGCATGCTGCCGGTGATCGACAGCGACCTGGCGCTGATGCGCGACATGGCCACCTGGCTGGAGCGCTTCTGGGCCGACGGCAAGCGCCTGAAGCCGCGCGAGGTGGTGGCCGAGTTCGACAAATACCTGCACGACGAACTCGACCTGATGATCGAGGCGGCCAACGCCAGCCAGCTGCGCCGCAATTTTGCCGACACCAACCTGCTGCTGGTGCCCGAGGTGTTCTGGGACTGGTGCAGCAGCTCGGTGTTCGTGATGGAGCGCATGCACGGCATCCCGATCTCGCGCACCGAATCGCTCAAGGCCGCCGGCGTCGACATGCACCAGCTGGCCGAAGAGGGCGTCGAGATCTTCTTCACCCAGGTGTTCCGCGACGGCTTCTTCCATGCCGACATGCACCCGGGCAACATCCTGGTGTCGGTGCAGCCGGAGTCCTTCGGCCGCTATATCGCGCTGGACTTCGGCATCGTCGGGGCGCTGTCCGAGTTCGACAAGAACTACCTGGCGCAGAATTTCATCGCCTTCTTCCGGCGCGACTACCACCGCGTGGCGCTGCTGCACGTGGAATCCGGCTGGGTCCCGCCCGAGACCCGCGTGGAAGAGCTGGAAAGCGCGGTGCGCGCCTGCTGCGAGCCGTACTTCGACAAGCCGCTCAAGGAAATCTCGCTGGGCATGGTGCTGATGCGGCTGTTCCAGACCTCGCGCCGCTTCAACGTCGAGATCCAGCCGCAGCTGGTGCTGCTGCAGAAGACGCTGCTCAATATCGAAGGGCTGGGCCGCCAGCTCGATCCGGACCTGGACCTGTGGAAGACCGCCAAGCCGTTCCTGGAGCGCTGGATGTACGAGCAGGTCGGCTGGAAGGGCGCCTGGGAGCGGGTCAAGGTAGAAGCCCCGCAGTGGGCCAAGATGCTGCCCGACTTCCCGCGCCTGGCGCACCAGTTCCTGGAGCGGCGCGCGCTGGCCGGCAACGGCGAGCAGGACAAGCTGCTGGCACTGCTGGTGGCCGAGCAGCGCCGCACCAACCGGCTGCTGGGCACCGCACTGCTGCTGGTGGGCGGCTTCGTCGCCGGCATCGTGCTGACGCACGTGCTGGCCTGGGCCGGCCACTGGTAA
- a CDS encoding methyltransferase domain-containing protein — protein sequence MPDAPKPAAGPAPAFSTRNAADPSFWDERFAQHYTPWDAGGVPEEFRQFIAGRAPCPTLVPGCGNGWEAAWLFEQGWPVTAIDFSAQAVASARRELGPAGAVVQQADFFVFTPQPQCQLVYERAFLCALPPAMRAAYGARVAELLPPGGLLAGYFYLGENRGGPPFAMPEAELDALLGAAFERIEDRSSAAPLPVFQGQERWQVWRRRAV from the coding sequence ATGCCTGACGCGCCCAAGCCCGCCGCGGGCCCCGCCCCGGCCTTCAGCACCCGCAACGCCGCCGATCCGTCGTTCTGGGACGAGCGTTTCGCGCAGCACTACACGCCGTGGGACGCGGGCGGCGTGCCGGAAGAGTTCCGCCAGTTCATCGCCGGTCGTGCCCCGTGCCCGACGCTGGTGCCGGGCTGCGGCAACGGCTGGGAGGCGGCCTGGCTGTTCGAGCAGGGCTGGCCGGTGACGGCGATCGATTTTTCGGCCCAGGCGGTGGCGTCGGCCAGGCGCGAGCTGGGTCCCGCCGGCGCAGTGGTGCAGCAGGCCGACTTCTTCGTCTTCACGCCGCAGCCGCAGTGCCAGCTGGTCTACGAGCGCGCCTTCCTGTGCGCGCTGCCGCCGGCGATGCGCGCGGCCTATGGCGCCCGCGTGGCCGAGCTGCTGCCGCCGGGCGGCCTGCTGGCGGGTTACTTCTACCTGGGCGAGAACCGCGGCGGTCCGCCGTTCGCGATGCCGGAGGCGGAGCTGGATGCCCTGCTAGGCGCAGCCTTCGAGCGCATCGAAGACCGCTCCTCGGCCGCGCCGCTGCCGGTATTCCAGGGGCAGGAGCGCTGGCAGGTGTGGCGCCGGCGGGCTGTCTGA